The following DNA comes from Enterocloster bolteae.
TCATAAATGGCCAGAAGAATATCCATAGGGGAATGACTGCTGTCGAGATTGAGAAAAGCGCCTTTGGCATCAGGAACAGAATTGGAGGCAAAAAGGTACGGCATAAACAGGATATCAGTCTGCTTTAATCCTGACTCAAGGATTGACTTATTGCAGTAGTCGTATAATTCGCGGCGTTCCAGGCCTGGATACATCCGGCTCAGAAAGTGATCGGCGTACCAGTCAAAATTACTGGCAGATGTAGGGCTTGATTCTTCAATTATATAATAATCTGGTAAAAAAGCAATGGTGTTGCCGTTTTTTCCAATGCATTCTTCCAGGTCATCGGTCAAATATTCATTGATGGACCATGTCCCGGTTATGAGGCACAGACAACTGGAATCCAGGATACCGCTGGCCAGACAGCAGGAGTCAACATCGTATAATCCGGCTGCTACCGGTATGCCTTCCGGAAGACCGCATTGAATGGCTGCCTGGGAAGTGACGAAACCGCCTGTTTCAAAGGATTGGAGTATAGGAACGCAGGCCAGGCGGAAATACTCACGAATATCAAGAAGTTCAAAGATTTCCGGGTCAAATTGTTTATCGCGTATATTAAAGAGGTTGGTGCAGGATGCGTCCGTATAATCGGTAGCAAGCATGCCGGTCAGACAATAACGGATGTAATCCTTGATACATACCATGTGACAGGCTTGTTTAAGCAAATCCGGCTGGTGTTTTTTTAGCCAGGGAAGCAGCATGGCCTGTTGTCCGGCCCAAAGATTTTGCAGGGTCAGCTGGTACAGCCTGCTGTTGATGCCGTTTTTTGAATATTCGCCCAGAAGTGATTGGGCGCGGGTATCTGTGGACACGATAAAAGGAGCAATGGGGGAATTTGCGCTGTCTAAAAGTCCAAGACCTCCGCCATAGCCGCAGACAGATACACCTTTAATGTCCTGGGCACAAATCTGTGCCTTTCCGATAGCATCACGTATGACCTGGCAGTTACCTCTCCAGACAGCATGGGGATCCCGTTCTGTCCAGCCGGGATTTGGATGGTCCATGGGAATCTGGACCTGGGACACGGACAATTCTCTGCCATTTTCATTAAATACGGCTGCCTTGATAGCAGAGCCGCCGTTGTCTATTCCGATAAAGTATGCATGTTTTTTCAAGCGCGGACCTCCTTTGGATGGATTTTTAAAATAGTAAGGGCATCTTCTGATTAAAAGATGCCCTTAGTATACCATAGACTTTGTTTACGTAGTATTCCTGATTTTGGACGCGTCTTAAAATTCATTCCCGCCATCTGCGCGCCCTAGAGGGTTGCCCGGTATTCCTTGACTTTATCCATAAATTCTTTAACCCGCTTTACATCTACAGCATTTTCAAAGACACCGTCATATTTAAAGGTAGTTGCACACACTGCTCCATCGGCAACGGACAGCTGTCTTGTGATGTTATTCACATTACATCCGGTATTACAAAGGATAGGGGTGTGTTTGACAGAAGCTTTTACCTGGCCAAGAATCTGGGTATCGGTTTCGCTGCCGGCAGTGAGACCAGATACGCAGAGGGCGTCTGGGCGGTTGTTGAATTCTGTGGACCTGGCAATATCCTTTATATCCCTGTCCGCCAGATATCTGGCAGCTTCAGGCACAATATTGAAAAGAAGCTTTAAGTCTTTTGCGCCTACTGCCATTTTATGACGGACGGTTTTTCCTACATTGGTGTTCCAGAGTCCAAAGTCAGATGCATATACACCGGAGATAATTTCACGGATAAATTTACCGTCTACAGCGACCGCCAGGTCAATGGAGGCAATGGGGTCCCACAGGCAGTTGACGCCATATGGAACTGTTATGAGCGGTTTTAGTTCACCGATTACCCTTGCCATGGCAGCTATCGTGACAGGTTCCACCTTTGTGAGGTAGGGAAGGCTGAACTCATTGGAGAACATAATTCCGTCAACCCCGCCCTCCTGAAGTGCCAGGAGGTCTGCCTTGGCAGCAGCCATCACCTTTTCCATACCTCCGTCTGCGTCATAATAGGGGTCTCCGGGCAATGGCTGTAAATGGCACATTGCAATGATTGGTTTTTCTACATGAAATAAATCCTGCATCCAGTTTGACATAATGATATATTCCTTTCTCAATTCAAATTAGGAGTTTGCATCGAGTTTGTACTCAAATAGTATCATAAAGATTCTAAAAATGCAATAATAAAATCATAAATATTGCAAAATAGTTCAAAATATGCTAAGATTAGTTCAAAAAGGAGGGATGACATGAAGATTATACCATCAATCGCGTCAGCATCCCAGCTGGATTTAAAATGCCAGCTGGACCGGATTAGAGACGTACCGTACATACATATTGATGTGGAGGATGGAAATTTTCTGCCTAATATTACGTTTGGCATGAAAACTGTAAAAGAGATGGCAGCCTATTCTAAGGCAGAACTGGATGTTCATCTTTTGACGACAAATCCAATCAAATATATTCAAGAACTATCAAAAAGCGGCATATCTGCTGTCTGCGGACATATGGAGGCCCTACCGTACCCATTGGAATTCTTACATGAAGTACGTCAGGCAGGAATGAAGGCAGGCCTTGCCCTGAATCTGTCTATGCCAATAGAGCAAGTCATGAGTTACATCGACTCCTTTGATTATCTTCTCCTTATGACATCCGAGCCGGACGGCTGCGGCCAACGGTTCCGGTCATGTGCCCTGGAACGGATTCGCAGGGCCAGGGCCTGCATACCGGATGAGGTGATGATTTACGCGGACGGCGGAATTGGAAGGGATGAGCTGGGGAAGGTGGCAGAGGCAGGTGCAGATTGTGTGGTTATGGGACGGGCGGTATGGGGAGCAGAAGATCCGGCCAAAGCCTGGAAGGAGATGGAAACATTAAATGGATATGGAACTGATTCAAAGGCCTTTCGGAATATATGAAAAGGCTATTAAGCCGCAGGAATGGGAAAAAATGTTTGCCGATGCTTCGTCTGCGGGGTACCAGAATTATGAAATCAGCCTGGATGAGAGCGATGCGCGTTTGGCGCGCCTGCACTGGGATGACAAGCAATACGAAGAGGTAAGAAGGGCTGCAAGGAACCAGAACATAAGGATTCTGTCAGCATGTTTCAGCGGGCACCGCAGATTTCCGTTGGGAAGCAGTTCCAGAGAATTAGAGGAGCGGGGAATCCGGATGATGAGGGAGGGAATTGATTTCTGTCAGAATCTTGGGGTCCGTATGCTGCAGGTTGCAGGATATGATGCTTTTTATGAACCGCGCAGCCATGAGACAGCTGCCCGGTACAGGGAAAATATCTTAAGATGCCTGGAATGGGCGGAACAGGCAGGCGTAATGCTGGCTATTGAGCCGGTGGAGGTAAACCTGGTAAAGGTCAGCGATACCCTTCGCCTGGTCAAAGAGGCGGATTCGCCTTGGCTTCAAATTTATCCTGATGTAGCCAACATGAAATCCCTGGGAATCGACCCGGTTACAGAATTACCCCAGGGGAGGGGACATATAGCCAATGTACATGTGAGAGACTCGCTGCCTGATTACTTTTACGGAGTTCCGCTGGGAGCCGGAAATATGGACTTCATAGGGGTATTCAAGGCGCTGGATGCCATGGAATACAGAGGTCCCCTTACCATTGAAATGTGGAATGAGACGGAAGAGAATTATTTGGATATCATAAGATGCGCACGGACATTCATGATGGATAAAATCAGATGCGCCAGATGCTCATAACGAGGAGGTAATGATTATGTTTGAAAAGGAAAAAAGGGAGATACTGGATGCAGCCCTGGAAATTAAGAAATGCAATCTCATATCCCTGTCAGGAGGGAATGTGAGCATGAGGGCAGGGGAGAATCTGTTTCTGGTGACTCCGTCCGGCATGATTTATGAGGAGATGACAGCGGATGATGTGGTGGTCATAGACAGGGACTGCAGGGTGGTGGAGGGGACGAGAAAGCCGTCTTCGGATTCTCCGGCCCTGGTCTATATGTTTGAACATATGCCCCATATTAATGCATTGATTCATACCCATCAGCCTTATGCCACTGCTGCCGGATTCGCGTCGGATCAGATCCCGGAATTCCTGGTCACTCTTATTGATGCCAATGGGGCTGCGGTTAACGTGGCGCCATTCACCCCTTCCTCTGACATTGGAATGGGTATCATGGCTGTGAAGTATGCCGGGGAGGCACGGGCCGTTATTTTAAAACATCATGGTATTATGGCCTATGGTTCGGATATGAAAGAGGCGTTATACTCGGCAATCTATCTGGAGGAGGCGGCTAAGACCTTCGTTCTCGCAAAATCCATGGGAGCAGAGATACCACTGCTGGATCCGGAGGACATAGCGAAGGAAAAAAGGGGCTGGCTGGATTATGGTCAATAGGAGGGAGTACAAAGATGGGATTTTCCATAGGAGTTGATTTTGGCAGCCTGTCTGCGCGGGCCATGGCAGTGGATGTATCAAACGGAAGGATTTTAAAGGAGTCCGTATATGGTTATCCCCACGGGATTATGAAGGAATCCCTGCCTACAGGCAGAAAGCTGGAACCGGGCACTGCCTTGCAGGAACCCCGGGATTACCTGGATGCCTGGCAGTTCCTTATTCAGGATATGTTTAAGGACAAGGAGCTTAGGGCAGACCAAGCGGTGGGAATCGGTATTGATTTTACTCAATGCACCATGATGCCGGTTGACAGAGAAGGCATTCCGTTGTGTATGCACACGGAATTCAGGGATGACCCTCACAGCTATGTAAAGCTCTGGATGCACCACCATGCCCAGAAGGAGGCGGATGACATTACAAGAGAAGCCGGTTTACGGCAGGAGCGGTTTCTCAAATATTACGGCAGTAAAATATCTTCTGAACTGTTGTTTCCAAAAATCCTTGAGATACTGAGACAGTCACCGGATATCTATCAGGCAGCGGACCAGTTTGTGGAAGGTGCTGACTGGATGACGTGGCAGATAACAGGAACCAGGATGAGAAGCAAAAGCATTGCCGCGGTTGCTGCATTGTGGCAGGAGGAAGAAGGATATCCTTCCGATGATTTCCTGAGGGCGCTCCATCCTGAGATGCCGGATGTGAAACAGAAGCTTAGGGGAAAGCTGGTAAAGCCCGGTACCTGTATAGGGGGAATTTCCAAAGAGATGTCAGATAAAACAGGATTGCCTGCAGGTACGCCTGTGGCCTGCGGCCTGGGTGACAGCCATTCTGCTTTTGCAGGTTCAGGACTGTGCAGTGAGGGCGCCATGCTCATGGTGATTGGGACCTCGGGATGTGATATCCTCATAAGCAGGAATCAGATTCCGGTGGAAGGTTTTTGCGGTATTTGCCCGGACAGCGCCATTCCGGGATATTACGCCTACGAGGCGGGTCAAGCCTGTATGGGGGACCATTTTCAGTGGTTCATGGAAAACTGTCTTCCCGCTGCCTGCCGCGAGGAGGCAGCCGGCAGGAATATGTCTGTATTCCAATGGATGGATGAAAAGGCCGGCAGACTGAAACCGGGAAGCAGCGGTGTGATTGCCCTTGACTGGTGGAATGGATGCCGCTCTGTTCTGATGGACAGCGACCTTGGGGGATGTTTGTTTGGTATGACCCTGCAGACAAGGCCCGAGGAAATTTACAGGGCGCTGATGGAAGGAATAGCTTTTGGAAAGAGGATGATAATAGAGCAGATGGAGATGGCGGGGGTGAGATGCAGGCAGCTTTATGCCACTGGCGGTGTTGCCCAGAAGAACCCTCTCATTATGCAGATCATGGCGGATGTCCTCGGCAGGGAAATCAGGGTTCCTGTCATAGCAAACGGGAGCTGTATGGGAAGCGCCATGTTTGGGGCAGTTGCGGCCGGAAGGAAGGGAGGGGGATATGATACCATTGAGGAG
Coding sequences within:
- a CDS encoding L-ribulose-5-phosphate 3-epimerase → MDMELIQRPFGIYEKAIKPQEWEKMFADASSAGYQNYEISLDESDARLARLHWDDKQYEEVRRAARNQNIRILSACFSGHRRFPLGSSSRELEERGIRMMREGIDFCQNLGVRMLQVAGYDAFYEPRSHETAARYRENILRCLEWAEQAGVMLAIEPVEVNLVKVSDTLRLVKEADSPWLQIYPDVANMKSLGIDPVTELPQGRGHIANVHVRDSLPDYFYGVPLGAGNMDFIGVFKALDAMEYRGPLTIEMWNETEENYLDIIRCARTFMMDKIRCARCS
- a CDS encoding ribulose-phosphate 3-epimerase, producing MKIIPSIASASQLDLKCQLDRIRDVPYIHIDVEDGNFLPNITFGMKTVKEMAAYSKAELDVHLLTTNPIKYIQELSKSGISAVCGHMEALPYPLEFLHEVRQAGMKAGLALNLSMPIEQVMSYIDSFDYLLLMTSEPDGCGQRFRSCALERIRRARACIPDEVMIYADGGIGRDELGKVAEAGADCVVMGRAVWGAEDPAKAWKEMETLNGYGTDSKAFRNI
- a CDS encoding FGGY-family carbohydrate kinase, yielding MKKHAYFIGIDNGGSAIKAAVFNENGRELSVSQVQIPMDHPNPGWTERDPHAVWRGNCQVIRDAIGKAQICAQDIKGVSVCGYGGGLGLLDSANSPIAPFIVSTDTRAQSLLGEYSKNGINSRLYQLTLQNLWAGQQAMLLPWLKKHQPDLLKQACHMVCIKDYIRYCLTGMLATDYTDASCTNLFNIRDKQFDPEIFELLDIREYFRLACVPILQSFETGGFVTSQAAIQCGLPEGIPVAAGLYDVDSCCLASGILDSSCLCLITGTWSINEYLTDDLEECIGKNGNTIAFLPDYYIIEESSPTSASNFDWYADHFLSRMYPGLERRELYDYCNKSILESGLKQTDILFMPYLFASNSVPDAKGAFLNLDSSHSPMDILLAIYEGILFSSCYHIEKLTGTIHPQKQIRLSGGITNSPVWTQILADILQLPIQVMEGKERGALGAAICASVACEYYPDFHSAVKKMCHLSRTYIPDSSKAVFYKEKYEKFKKAIQALEVFYK
- a CDS encoding BtpA/SgcQ family protein, coding for MSNWMQDLFHVEKPIIAMCHLQPLPGDPYYDADGGMEKVMAAAKADLLALQEGGVDGIMFSNEFSLPYLTKVEPVTIAAMARVIGELKPLITVPYGVNCLWDPIASIDLAVAVDGKFIREIISGVYASDFGLWNTNVGKTVRHKMAVGAKDLKLLFNIVPEAARYLADRDIKDIARSTEFNNRPDALCVSGLTAGSETDTQILGQVKASVKHTPILCNTGCNVNNITRQLSVADGAVCATTFKYDGVFENAVDVKRVKEFMDKVKEYRATL
- a CDS encoding class II aldolase/adducin family protein, with the translated sequence MFEKEKREILDAALEIKKCNLISLSGGNVSMRAGENLFLVTPSGMIYEEMTADDVVVIDRDCRVVEGTRKPSSDSPALVYMFEHMPHINALIHTHQPYATAAGFASDQIPEFLVTLIDANGAAVNVAPFTPSSDIGMGIMAVKYAGEARAVILKHHGIMAYGSDMKEALYSAIYLEEAAKTFVLAKSMGAEIPLLDPEDIAKEKRGWLDYGQ
- a CDS encoding ribulokinase: MGFSIGVDFGSLSARAMAVDVSNGRILKESVYGYPHGIMKESLPTGRKLEPGTALQEPRDYLDAWQFLIQDMFKDKELRADQAVGIGIDFTQCTMMPVDREGIPLCMHTEFRDDPHSYVKLWMHHHAQKEADDITREAGLRQERFLKYYGSKISSELLFPKILEILRQSPDIYQAADQFVEGADWMTWQITGTRMRSKSIAAVAALWQEEEGYPSDDFLRALHPEMPDVKQKLRGKLVKPGTCIGGISKEMSDKTGLPAGTPVACGLGDSHSAFAGSGLCSEGAMLMVIGTSGCDILISRNQIPVEGFCGICPDSAIPGYYAYEAGQACMGDHFQWFMENCLPAACREEAAGRNMSVFQWMDEKAGRLKPGSSGVIALDWWNGCRSVLMDSDLGGCLFGMTLQTRPEEIYRALMEGIAFGKRMIIEQMEMAGVRCRQLYATGGVAQKNPLIMQIMADVLGREIRVPVIANGSCMGSAMFGAVAAGRKGGGYDTIEEAVEAMGPPVGKIYIPDQSASAAYDVLFQMYREMYLYMGNSSMLKRLAAMRGKEESTL